The stretch of DNA CCGCGACGTCCGGCATCGAGCCGAACGCACGGTCGCCGATCACGCCCGTCGCCGGGCCATCGTCGACGTCGGCCAGCGGCGCGAAGTCCCAGTCGACATCCAGATCCGCCAGCGACCGACCGAGCCGGCGCCCATCGGCGCGCACCTGGGCCGGTGTGAGGGTGGCGGCCATCGTCCGTGGACTCGACGAGGAGCCCAGCAGGGTGCGGAAGCTCGACACCCGCCCACGCTCCTCGTCGGTCGTGATCAGCGGTGCGGGCGCCGGCCCGGTCCGCAGCGCGCGGACCAGGGCGCCGACCTGGGTGGCCGATGTGACGTTGTAGCCGGTGAGGAACACCCCGCCGACGCCGAGCCGGGACAGTTCGGCGACCAGTGGGTCCGCCGGGTCGGTCACGTCGGGCATGCCCACGACCAGCACCAGCGCGGCCAGGCGACGCAGCGGCAGGCCGGCGCACGACGGTGGCAGCGTGACCGGAGGCCGGGCGGCGGTGCCGTCCGGGTCGGCGTCGCCGGACGCTACGTGATCACCCGCCGCCGCGTCGTCGTCCGGTCGGGTCACTTCGGTCTGCGCTCCGGCACCACCGTCGTCGACGGTGGCGGCGCCTCCGGCGCGGGGCGCGACCTGGCAGCCGACGCTGAGCATGACCGCGAGCAGCGCGGCAAGGATCAACAGCGGGGGATGGTGGCGGCGACGCACCGCACTACGGTACGCCGCGGCGACGGTGACGCACACCGACCCACCGGCGGACGGCCGGCCACGAGTGTCGCCGCGGTCATGCCAGGCGACGTGCGATCGCGGGGCGCAGCTCCGCCGGGCCGCTCGGCCGCGTCTGATGCGCCGTCTCGATGCGGACGTCGAGGGCGTCCGCGGCCGCCGTGACGGTGGCGACGTGGTTGTCGAACAGGGTCTCGCTCACGCGTTCCCAGTGCACGGGTGACGGACCCAGGCCTGCCAGGCGTGCCAAGGCGGCGGCGACGAGCCGTCCCGGCGGGCCGACGCCGACGCGGTAGGCGCGCAGCAGCAGCGGCTCGACCGACTGGCGCATCGGCGACGCGACGACCTGATGGACGGGTGTCGTCGCGTTGGGCACGTCGAGCCGGGCGATGTAGCCGTGATGCACGTCGCCGGACAGCACCGTGACCGACATCGGGCCGTCGCGGCGCAGTGCGGCGTTGCCGATCAGGTTGACCATGCGGCGGAACCCCACACGGAACGCCGACCAGTGCTCCAGGTCGAACTCCTGACGCACGTCCTCGGCCCACCGGGCCACACGTCGTCCCCAGGCGCCGCCGACGAGTCGCTCGTTCCACCGCTCCAGGTCGTGCATGCTGCGCGGCATCAGCACGGGCAGGGACGTGGCGAGCAGCAGGTGCCGGCACTGCTCGGCCGCCTTGGCCTCCAGCCAGCGCCACTCGATGTCGTCGAGCATGTCCCGCTCGCCCTCGGTGAGCACGCGAGCGGCGCGGCTGTCGACGACGATCAGGTGGTCATCGCCCAGCCAGCGCTCGAAGCTCCACCGGACGGTCTCCGGGTCGGCGTCGGCGTCCTCGGCGAACCGGTCGAGCAACGTGCCGGCGTCGTCGGACCGGCGGACCCGCTGGTAGAGGTCGTCGGCTGCCAGCGCGGTGGGGCTGAGGTTGCCGATGTGCTGGTAGATCCAGTAGGCGACCAACCCGCCGACGATGCGCTCGTGCCACCACCCGGTGGCGCGGATGTCGTGCAGCCAGCGCTCGGAGATGTTCCAGTCGTCGATGATGTCGTGGTCGTCGAAGATCATCGCGACCGGAACGGTCGACAGCAGCCACCGCACCAACGGCGCCGACCAGCTCTCGCGGTACAGCTGCGTGTACTCGGTGAAGTCGGCGATCTCCTCCCACGGCGGCTGGGTCGTGTCCCGGCGTTCGCGGATGAACGCGCGTGTCTGTGGTGACGCGTCGTCGGCGTACACCTGGTCGCCGAGCAGCAGGAGCAGATCGGGCCACTCGTCCTCGTCGGCGTCGATCATCCGGTGGGCGTACGCGGTCAGCGCGTCGGGACCGAGGCCACGCTCGTCCTCGTACCGCTCCAGGTTCCACGGCGGCTCGAGCGGCGCCGCACCGCGGCACGACCCGAACGCGATCTGCGCGTCCCCGTGGCCGCCCGTGCGGATCACCGGGTCGGGCCGGTCGTAGTCGACCGGCGGCCACACCCGGCGGCCGTCGAGCGCGACCTCGTAGGGGTAGGTGGTGCCCGGCTCGAGGCCGTCGATCTCGACCAGGGCGTAGTGGTGGTCATGGACGGAGAAGGTGGCGACCGTGCTGCCGAGCACCGTGACCTCGCACCGCTCGTCGGTCTCCACCCAGACGGTCGCGGATGTCTCATCGGCGAACCGCTGCAGGGGTCCGAGGACGAGTTCGGCCATGCGCCCTCCCAGGTC from Euzebyales bacterium encodes:
- a CDS encoding glycoside hydrolase family 3 N-terminal domain-containing protein, with product MRRRHHPPLLILAALLAVMLSVGCQVAPRAGGAATVDDGGAGAQTEVTRPDDDAAAGDHVASGDADPDGTAARPPVTLPPSCAGLPLRRLAALVLVVGMPDVTDPADPLVAELSRLGVGGVFLTGYNVTSATQVGALVRALRTGPAPAPLITTDEERGRVSSFRTLLGSSSSPRTMAATLTPAQVRADGRRLGRSLADLDVDWDFAPLADVDDGPATGVIGDRAFGSMPDVAGRYAQAFARGLRDAGILATAKHFPGHGAVPAGIDPHSRKVLSTASPQQLRTRHLSPFERLIAGDVPVVMLSHVTYGHLDRRRPASMSPAAYRLLRDMGFDGVAITDSVGMGAVHRRWKFPAAAEQAIRAGADAVLATDGTQARRMRDRLVDAVRRGRLRRRRLDEAAARVLALRDHPHPCLR
- a CDS encoding alkaline phosphatase D family protein, translating into MAELVLGPLQRFADETSATVWVETDERCEVTVLGSTVATFSVHDHHYALVEIDGLEPGTTYPYEVALDGRRVWPPVDYDRPDPVIRTGGHGDAQIAFGSCRGAAPLEPPWNLERYEDERGLGPDALTAYAHRMIDADEDEWPDLLLLLGDQVYADDASPQTRAFIRERRDTTQPPWEEIADFTEYTQLYRESWSAPLVRWLLSTVPVAMIFDDHDIIDDWNISERWLHDIRATGWWHERIVGGLVAYWIYQHIGNLSPTALAADDLYQRVRRSDDAGTLLDRFAEDADADPETVRWSFERWLGDDHLIVVDSRAARVLTEGERDMLDDIEWRWLEAKAAEQCRHLLLATSLPVLMPRSMHDLERWNERLVGGAWGRRVARWAEDVRQEFDLEHWSAFRVGFRRMVNLIGNAALRRDGPMSVTVLSGDVHHGYIARLDVPNATTPVHQVVASPMRQSVEPLLLRAYRVGVGPPGRLVAAALARLAGLGPSPVHWERVSETLFDNHVATVTAAADALDVRIETAHQTRPSGPAELRPAIARRLA